In Tachysurus vachellii isolate PV-2020 chromosome 10, HZAU_Pvac_v1, whole genome shotgun sequence, the following proteins share a genomic window:
- the vps39 gene encoding vam6/Vps39-like protein produces the protein MHDAYEPVPILEKLPLQIDCLAAWEDWLLVGTKPGHLLLYRIKKDAGTNRFEVTLEKSNKNFSKKIQQLYVVSQYKILVSLLENNIHVHDLLTFQQITVVSKAKGATLFACDLQQPSSGEAKLRLCVAVKKKLQLYYWKDREFHELQGDFAVPDIPKSMAWCENSICVGFKRDYYLIRMDGRGSIKELFPTGKQLEPLVAPLADGKVAVGQDDLTVVLNEEGTCTQKCALNWTDIPVAMEHQPPYIIAVLPRYVEIRTFEPRLLVQSVELQRPRFITSAGPNTVYVASNHFVWRLVPVSIASQIRQLLQDKQFELALQLAKMKDDADGDKKQQIHHIQNLYAFNLFCQKRFDDSMQVFAKLGTDPTHVIGLYPDLLPSDYRKQLHYPNPLPTLSGVELERAHLALIDYLTQKRSHLVKQLNDSDPSTTSPLMEGTPTIKSRKKLLQIIDTTLLKCYLHTNVALVSPLLRLENNHCHVEESEYVLKKAHKYSELIILYEKKGLHQKALQVLLDQSTKANSPLKGHERTVQYLQRLGTENLGIIFEFSPWVLKICPEDGLKIFTEDLTEVEMLPRDKVLDFLKEGFKELAVPYLEHIIYVWEETGFEFHNVLIQLYLERVQVLMKEYLNSLPEGVPAVAAGKEEGELGELRNKLLSFLDISRYYEPEILISDFPFDGLLEERALLLGRMGKHEQALFIYVHILKDTYMAEEYCRRHYDKSSDGNKDVYLSLLRMYLSPPDAHCLGPIKMELSEPQANLQAALQVLELHHSKLNTTKAINLLPANTQIKEIRVFLESVLEEKAQRKRFDQVLKSLLQAEFLRVQEERIFHQQVKCVITEEKTCRVCKKKIGNSAFARYPNGVVVHYFCCKDRGVCPSEQ, from the exons ATGCATGACGCATATGAGCCCGTTCCTATTTTGGAGAAACTGCCCCTCCAGATCGACTGCCTGGCAGCTTGGG AGGATTGGCTCCTGGTGGGGACTAAACCAGGTCATCTCCTCCTCTACAGAATTAAGAAGGATGCAG GCACTAACAGATTTGAGGTAACACTAGAGAAATCCAACAAGAACTTCTCCAAGAAGATCCAGCAG CTCTATGTTGTATCCCAGTACAAGATTTTGGTCAGTCTCCTGG agaataATATCCATGTCCATGACTTGCTCACGTTTCAGCAGATCACTGTGGTGTCAAAGGCCAAGGGTGCAACACTCTTTGCCTGTGACCTGCAG CAGCCCAGTTCGGGTGAAGCTAAGTTGCGGTTGTGCGTTGCAGTCAAGAAAAAGCTTCAGCTGTATTACTGGAAGGACAGGGAGTTCCATGAATTACAG GGAGATTTTGCAGTTCCTGATATTCCGAAGTCCATGGCTTGGTGTGAAAATTCCATATGTGTGGGTTTCAAGCGAGACTACTATTTGATCCGG ATGGACGGACGTGGTTCAATTAAAGAGCTGTTCCCAACAGGGAAGCAACTGGAGCCACTGGTTGCCCCACTGGCTGATGGGAAAGTAGCTGTGGGTCAGGATGACCTCACTGTTGTCTTGAATGAGGAAGGAACCTGCACACAGAAATGTGCCCTCAACTGGACTGACATCCCAGTGGCAATGG AGCACCAGCCTCCTTACATTATAGCTGTGCTGCCACGCTATGTGGAGATTCGCACCTTTGAACCAAGGTTGTTGGTACAGAGTGTGGAGTTGCAGAGGCCACGCTTCATCACCTCGGCAGG GCCCAATACTGTGTATGTTGCCAGCAACCATTTTGTCTGGCGACTTGTGCCAGTGTCCATAGCAAGCCAGATTCGGCAGCTTCTACAGGACAAACAGTTTGAGCTGGCTCTTCAGCTAGCG AAGATGAAGGATGATGCAGACGGTGATAAGAAACAACAGATTCACCATATTCAGAATTTGTATGCCTTTAATCTCTTCTGTCAGAAGCGTTTTGATGACTCTATGCAGGTGTTTGCCAAGCTGGGGACAG ATCCAACTCATGTGATTGGGCTATACCCAGACCTCCTACCCTCTGACTATCGTAAACAGCTGCATTACCCCAATCCTTTGCCCACACTCTCTGGAGTAGAACTGGAGAGGGCTCACTTGGCTCTCATTGACTACCTAACGCAG AAACGCAGTCATTTGGTGAAGCAGCTGAATGACTCTGACCCTTCCACCACATCCCCGCTCATGGAGGGCACTCCTACAATCAAAAGCCGCAAGAAGCTTCTTCAGATCATAGACACCACCCTGCTCAAATGCTACCTCCAT aCCAATGTGGCCTTGGTGTCACCCCTTCTGCGTCTAGAAAACAATCACTGTCATGTAGAGGAGAGTGAGTATGTGTTGAAGAAGGCCCACAAGTACAGTGAGCTCATCATCCTTTATGAGAAGAAGGGCTTACATCAGAAAG CCCTGCAGGTTCTGCTGGATCAGTCTACTAAAGCCAACTCTCCTCTTAAGGGTCATGAGAGGACTGTGCAGTATCTCCAGAGACTGG GCACAGAGAATCTGGGTATTATCTTTGAGTTTTCTCCATGGGTGCTGAAGATTTGTCCAGAGGATGGGCTTAAG ATTTTTACAGAAGACCTTACGGAGGTAGAAATGCTTCCCAGAGACAAGGTGCTAGACTTCCTGAAGGAGGGTTTTAAGGAACTAGCTGTGCCATATCTGGAGCACATTATCTATGTGTGGGAGGAAACAGGCTTCGAGTTCCACAACGTGCTGATCCAGCTCTACCTGGAGAGAGTACAAGTGCTGATGAAAGAGTATCTCAACTCACTGCCTGAGG GAGTCCCAGCTGTGGCTGCAGGGAAGGAGGAAGGAGAACTTGGAGAGTTACGAAACAAGCTGTTGTCTTTCCTAGATATTTCAAGATACTACGAGCCAGAGATTCTCATCAGTGACTTTCCATTCGATG GGCTGTTGGAGGAGCGAGCTCTGCTTCTGGGCCGCATGGGAAAACACGAGCAGGCACTCTTCATATATGTGCACATACTGAAGGACACATACATGGCTGAAGA GTATTGTCGCAGACATTATGACAAATCATCAGATGGAAATAAAGAC gtgtatctgtctctcttgcgCATGTACCTGTCTCCTCCAGACGCACACTGTCTGGGTCCTATTAAGATGGAGCTGTCTGAGCCCCAGGCTAATCTTCAGGCTGCCCTGCAGGTTCTTGAGCTGCACCACAGCAAGCTCAACACTACTAAG GCTATAAACCTGCTTCCAGCAAACACTCAAATCAAAGAGATCCGTGTGTTTCTCGAGAGTGTGTTGGAGGAGAAAGCCCAGAGGAAACGATTCGACCAGGTTCTCAAGAGTCTGCTGCAGGCGGAGTTCCTCCGG GTACAAGAAGAGCGAATCTTTCATCAGCAGGTAAAGTGTGTCATTACTGAGGAGAAGACCTGCCGGGTGTGTAAGAAGAAGATTGGAAACAG TGCCTTTGCCAGGTATCCAAATGGTGTGGTGGTCCACTATTTTTGCTGTAAGGACCGTGGTGTGTGTCCCTCAGAGCAGTGA